In the genome of Aquipuribacter hungaricus, one region contains:
- a CDS encoding ParA family protein — protein sequence MSRVLAVANSKGGVAKTTTAAALATAFRARGRRVLLVDLDPQACLTFALGADLGEDGAPTVVDVLAGRSGVRDAVVVTAEDVHLVPAGIELAGSEAALAGVPDRETVLRRALAEVAGDYDDVVLDCSPSLGLLTVGALTAADEVLVPLAAEMLGHRAVGQLLDTVADVRAHLNPSLVVVGLLPTMVDLRGAHARAVVDDLGPRYDLPVLGPVPRSVRVAEAPARGLSVLGAAGRSSAAQAYRQVADRLLVGR from the coding sequence GTGTCCCGGGTCCTGGCGGTCGCCAACTCCAAGGGCGGGGTCGCCAAGACCACGACCGCCGCCGCCCTGGCCACCGCGTTCCGCGCCCGGGGACGACGGGTGCTGCTCGTCGACCTCGACCCGCAGGCCTGCCTGACGTTCGCCCTGGGCGCCGACCTCGGCGAGGACGGGGCGCCCACCGTCGTCGACGTGCTCGCCGGGCGCAGCGGCGTCCGGGACGCCGTCGTCGTCACGGCCGAGGACGTCCACCTGGTGCCCGCCGGCATCGAGCTGGCCGGCAGCGAGGCGGCGCTCGCGGGCGTCCCGGACCGCGAGACCGTGCTCCGGCGGGCGCTGGCCGAGGTGGCCGGCGACTACGACGACGTCGTCCTCGACTGCTCGCCGAGCCTGGGCCTGCTCACGGTCGGCGCGCTCACCGCGGCCGACGAGGTCCTGGTGCCGCTGGCGGCGGAGATGCTCGGCCACCGGGCCGTGGGGCAGCTGCTCGACACGGTGGCCGACGTGCGCGCCCACCTCAACCCGTCGCTCGTCGTCGTCGGCCTGCTCCCGACCATGGTCGACCTGCGCGGGGCGCACGCCCGCGCCGTCGTGGACGACCTGGGCCCGCGCTACGACCTGCCCGTCCTGGGACCCGTGCCGCGCTCGGTGCGGGTCGCCGAGGCGCCCGCCCGCGGGCTCAGCGTGCTGGGCGCGGCCGGGCGGTCGTCGGCCGCACAGGCCTACCGCCAGGTCGCCGACCGGCTGCTCGTCGGTCGCTGA
- a CDS encoding oxygenase MpaB family protein → MTADMTAAALVPVAPQDAGVPRARPAGWAGTADPGLFGPHSVSWRVHGDPLMAVGGLRALLLQSLHPVVAHGFAAHSGYREESWGRLLRTADYVSLTTFGSTAQVEAVAGHVRRAHAGSEFVDPGDGSRRRIDEPELLLWVHTCLVDSVLVTTRRGGLDLTEDEADTFVAEQVRAGELLGVDPAAAPRSQAGVAAYLAGVRGSLHLSAPARDAVAMVLAPPIHPLLELLTPARLGWSSLAGLAFATLPAWARDMFPAPLRTGGAVVPQAAVTSSLRALRRTGRRVGSVVPALAQSHHEAQARRRLGLG, encoded by the coding sequence ATGACCGCAGACATGACAGCGGCCGCCCTGGTCCCCGTCGCCCCGCAGGACGCCGGCGTCCCGCGTGCCCGCCCGGCTGGGTGGGCCGGCACGGCGGACCCGGGCCTCTTCGGCCCGCACAGCGTGTCGTGGCGGGTGCACGGCGACCCGCTCATGGCGGTCGGTGGCCTGCGCGCCCTGCTCCTGCAGTCGCTGCACCCGGTCGTCGCGCACGGCTTCGCGGCGCACTCCGGCTACCGCGAGGAGTCCTGGGGCCGGCTCCTCCGCACCGCGGACTACGTGTCCCTGACGACGTTCGGCAGCACGGCCCAGGTCGAGGCCGTCGCCGGGCACGTGCGCCGCGCCCACGCCGGCTCGGAGTTCGTCGACCCCGGGGACGGCAGCCGCCGCCGCATCGACGAGCCGGAGCTGCTGCTGTGGGTCCACACCTGCCTCGTGGACTCCGTGCTCGTCACCACCCGTCGCGGCGGTCTCGACCTCACCGAGGACGAGGCGGACACCTTCGTCGCCGAGCAGGTCCGGGCGGGCGAGCTGCTCGGCGTCGACCCGGCGGCGGCACCGCGCAGCCAGGCCGGGGTCGCGGCCTACCTCGCCGGCGTCCGTGGCTCGCTGCACCTCAGCGCGCCCGCCCGCGACGCGGTGGCGATGGTGCTCGCCCCGCCCATCCACCCGCTGCTGGAGCTCCTGACACCCGCGCGGCTGGGCTGGAGCTCCCTGGCCGGCCTGGCCTTCGCCACCCTCCCGGCCTGGGCGCGCGACATGTTCCCCGCGCCGCTGCGCACCGGCGGGGCGGTCGTCCCGCAGGCCGCGGTGACGTCGTCGCTGCGGGCGCTGCGCCGGACGGGCCGGCGCGTCGGCTCGGTGGTGCCGGCGCTGGCGCAGAGCCACCACGAGGCGCAGGCCCGCCGCCGTCTCGGCCTGGGGTGA